Part of the Qipengyuania sp. SS22 genome, TTGTTGCTGCGCCAACGGCGCTGGTCCCAACGATTGTAATCGCGCCACCGGCGTCCGTCGTAGTAGCGCGCGCGGCGATTGTCATTCCGCGTATTGCGAGTGCGGGAGCGACTGGCGTCATTGCGGATGCGGCGATTTTCACGGGCGTCGCGTTGGCGCTGGTCTCGGCGACCCTCACGATAGGCCTCGCGGCGTGCTTCCTGGCGCCGCTCGATTCGCTGGCGCGCCTGCCGTTCGCTACGATTACGGTTGGCATTGGCGCGGTCCCGATTGGTGCGATCCCGTGCGGCATGGGCACGGTTGGCGCTGGCACGATCGCGATTGGCCGCCGTGCTGCGGTTGCGTTGCTGGATTTGACGCCGGGCGTTGCGCTCACGGGCGGCTTCGCCGCGCCGCTCTGTTGTGCTTGAGCCACGGGCCCGCGCAATATCTGCGCGGTTCTCGCCGCGTGAATCGCGGGCTTGCGAACGTTCTGGGCGTTGCGCTCTCCGGGACTGGGCGCGCCGTTCACTGCGCTGCTGGCGCTCGGCGCGCGGGGCGGAACGTCGCTGGCGGGTTTCGCCACGATCGCCGCGGTCGCGTTGTGCGCGTTCCTGCCGGTCGCGCGATTGCGCTTCGGCTTCTGCGGGCAGGGCGGTGATCGCCATCGCCGCAGCGAGGGCGCCCAGCGCGCTTCCTTTCAGGAGCTTGGTCAGATTCATGGAGCGTGTCCTCTTCTTACGCTTGGCGCCGCTCCACCACCTGCGGCATGTGTCGATGTCGCAATATGTATCACAACGGCCTGACCCCAAACTGAACCGGTCTGTCGGATTGTCGTTCATGTTCGGGTGTGGAAGTATGAATTTGGTGGGGCTTGGCACCAAGTGGCTGCGCAGGCATTGCTGTGCCCATGTACGACACACTCGACGAAGTCCGCGCCGATCTTTCCGCCAGGCTGGCCAACGCCGCGGGAAACCGCCATTCGGCCATGCACACACCGGTGGTTGCCACTGCCGATGCCGATGCGCGGATGATGGTGCTACGCGCCTTCGATGCCGACAGCTGGACGCTGCGCTTTCATACCGACGCCCGTTCGCCCAAGGTCGCGGTGATCGAAGGCGATCCGCGTATTGCGATGCTTGGCTATGACCGCGATGCAAAGGTGCAGCTGCGGCTGCGCGGCACCGGACGGATCGAACGCGACGGGGCGATGGTCGATGCGGCCTGGGCGGAAAGCACCAATTTCGCGCGGCGTTGCTATCTGGGGGAAGGGCCGGGGGCAGTCTCGAAAGAGCCGACCTCGGGGCTACCGCCCGAATTCGAACGCGACGAGCCTGACTATGCCCAGCTCATCCCCGCGCGCGAGAATTTCGCGGTCCTGCTGATGCAGGCCGACGAGGTCGACTGGTTTTCGCTCGCGCACAATGGCCATCGCCGGGCATTGCTGATGCGCGACGGACGCGGCCGCTGGATCGCGCCATAGGACGCTCAGCGCCGGGCGAATTCAGCAAAGCCGCCTTCGTCCACATTGCGTGAATCGATATGTGTCGGCGCAGCGCGGGGAGGGCCGTCTTGCATCGCGGCCATCATCTGCTCGACTGCCTCGCGCGGACCTTCGACATGCGCCTCGACAGTGCCGTCGGGCAGGTTCCTGACCCAACCGGTCAGGCCGAGTGAACGCGCGGTCTGGACTGTCCAGTCGCGATAGAACACGCCCTGGACGCGGCCGTGAACGATAAGATGGCGGGCGGTCATCGAATTGCTCGACCGGGGCCGTCGGCCCGGACCGCCCGCCAGTATCCCATCAGGCCGCCTGCTTGATCTCGCGAAGCGTGATGGCGAAAGTGATGTCTTCACCG contains:
- a CDS encoding RcnB family protein, which produces MNLTKLLKGSALGALAAAMAITALPAEAEAQSRDRQERAQRDRGDRGETRQRRSAPRAERQQRSERRAQSRRAQRPERSQARDSRGENRADIARARGSSTTERRGEAARERNARRQIQQRNRSTAANRDRASANRAHAARDRTNRDRANANRNRSERQARQRIERRQEARREAYREGRRDQRQRDARENRRIRNDASRSRTRNTRNDNRRARYYDGRRWRDYNRWDQRRWRSNNRYDWQRYRYTNRSTYRLGRYYAPYRNYNYRRLSIGLRIGSLFFGSRYWINDPWRYRLPAVYGPYRWVRYYDDVLLVDVYSGEVVDVIHDFFW
- a CDS encoding pyridoxamine 5'-phosphate oxidase family protein, translated to MYDTLDEVRADLSARLANAAGNRHSAMHTPVVATADADARMMVLRAFDADSWTLRFHTDARSPKVAVIEGDPRIAMLGYDRDAKVQLRLRGTGRIERDGAMVDAAWAESTNFARRCYLGEGPGAVSKEPTSGLPPEFERDEPDYAQLIPARENFAVLLMQADEVDWFSLAHNGHRRALLMRDGRGRWIAP
- a CDS encoding acylphosphatase — encoded protein: MTARHLIVHGRVQGVFYRDWTVQTARSLGLTGWVRNLPDGTVEAHVEGPREAVEQMMAAMQDGPPRAAPTHIDSRNVDEGGFAEFARR